One window of Leptotrichia sp. oral taxon 498 genomic DNA carries:
- a CDS encoding DUF1439 domain-containing protein, with protein MILVFVVALGIVSCTFLENKTLSVPKSIIQGKVDKKFPITKNFLFAKVTLKNPKVDFKGDKMYIDADYSASLVGSGISGKMYLSTNVRYDTNKEELYLVDLSIDKILDENGKEVADSSEAKMLKSLLSNYIETTPVYKYGEEHEEKNKDRIKKHVKIKNMYIRDGKLFVQT; from the coding sequence ATGATTCTAGTATTTGTAGTTGCATTAGGAATAGTTTCTTGCACTTTTTTGGAAAATAAAACTTTAAGTGTTCCAAAGTCTATAATACAAGGAAAAGTGGATAAGAAATTTCCAATTACAAAAAATTTCTTGTTTGCAAAGGTTACTTTGAAAAATCCTAAAGTTGATTTCAAAGGTGATAAAATGTATATTGACGCTGATTATTCAGCTTCACTTGTTGGAAGTGGAATTAGTGGAAAAATGTATTTGAGTACAAATGTCAGATATGATACAAATAAAGAAGAATTATATTTAGTGGATTTGTCGATTGATAAGATTTTAGATGAAAATGGTAAGGAAGTGGCAGATTCTTCGGAAGCAAAAATGTTGAAATCTTTATTGAGTAATTATATTGAGACTACGCCAGTGTATAAATATGGTGAAGAACATGAAGAGAAAAATAAAGATAGAATAAAAAAACATGTAAAAATTAAAAATATGTACATTAGAGATGGTAAATTATTTGTTCAAACTTAA
- a CDS encoding TIGR00341 family protein, translating into MEKIKHEKYKILKRNIIEDSDFTKETMFILICAMIIASIGLNTNSVAVIIGAMLISPLMSPIQSLGLGLSNGNLKRVYVSLFRLGIFILISVVSSTFYFLVSPINDATPQILARTYPTLWDVLIAIFGGTAGVIGKTEEDGGNVVPGVAIATALMPPLCVVGFGIAHGNLKIFLGAGYLFIINVFFIMIATLVGLIVYSGNIFEARNKISIKKQIIFYIVSLIIIIPSIYTATTLVQDTARENSLKKFISRELKNHYVFDNSINKKDKTVTLKIVGDAFKKQDIEKLEKKLEKYKLKNYKLKIQQLSNEKYLTAQDLSKYLNEEKIKENAEDVSLPIENKNREILENDLKTVENILYKNFSNNISEVKIGKLIDANNNENFVVLVVGNETMTDEISEKIKNLEFNTEKKYEIIVEKSKSISMNEETSN; encoded by the coding sequence ATGGAAAAAATAAAACATGAGAAATACAAGATTTTAAAAAGAAATATTATTGAAGATTCTGATTTTACAAAGGAAACAATGTTTATTCTGATTTGTGCAATGATTATAGCTTCAATAGGATTAAATACAAATTCTGTTGCAGTAATTATTGGAGCAATGTTGATTTCGCCGCTAATGTCGCCAATTCAGTCGCTAGGATTGGGATTATCAAATGGAAATTTAAAAAGAGTTTATGTGTCACTTTTTAGATTGGGAATTTTTATATTAATAAGTGTAGTAAGTTCCACTTTTTATTTTTTAGTAAGCCCTATAAATGATGCAACACCACAGATACTAGCAAGAACTTATCCTACTTTATGGGATGTTTTAATCGCAATTTTTGGTGGAACTGCAGGAGTAATTGGAAAAACTGAAGAAGATGGTGGAAATGTAGTTCCTGGAGTAGCTATTGCAACAGCATTAATGCCTCCTTTGTGTGTAGTAGGATTTGGGATTGCTCATGGGAATCTGAAAATTTTTCTTGGAGCAGGATATTTGTTTATAATAAATGTATTTTTTATAATGATAGCAACATTAGTTGGTTTGATAGTTTATTCTGGAAATATTTTTGAAGCAAGAAATAAAATTTCAATAAAAAAACAAATAATATTTTATATAGTAAGTTTAATCATAATTATTCCAAGTATATATACAGCAACAACTTTAGTTCAAGATACAGCGAGAGAAAATTCATTAAAAAAATTTATTTCAAGGGAATTAAAAAATCATTATGTTTTTGATAATTCTATTAATAAAAAAGATAAAACTGTTACTTTAAAAATTGTAGGAGATGCCTTTAAAAAACAGGATATTGAGAAATTAGAAAAAAAACTGGAAAAATATAAATTGAAAAACTATAAATTAAAAATACAGCAGTTATCCAATGAAAAGTATTTAACAGCACAGGACTTATCAAAATATCTGAACGAAGAAAAAATAAAAGAAAATGCTGAAGATGTTTCATTACCGATTGAAAATAAAAATCGAGAAATTTTGGAAAATGATTTAAAAACTGTTGAAAATATTTTATATAAAAATTTTTCAAATAATATTAGTGAAGTTAAAATTGGGAAATTGATAGATGCAAATAATAATGAGAACTTTGTTGTTTTAGTTGTTGGGAATGAAACAATGACAGATGAAATTTCTGAAAAAATAAAAAATCTTGAGTTTAATACTGAGAAAAAATATGAAATTATTGTAGAAAAATCAAAATCTATTTCAA